In bacterium, one DNA window encodes the following:
- a CDS encoding transposase DNA-binding-containing protein, which translates to MRIFALFVIHAFFMSFLRKQESRGTKNGFPLIKPILPEFSFTYIINVKEIKKDWVEEYKIEPVLIETFVDRERFSGVCYRAANFEYIGETKGRGRQDCKHEHKVSVKGIYLYALCKDFQRLLCGGQVLEREEASVSEDWAEEEFRKARLRDLRLKKRLMKIARDFYANPQGNIPLNKTGA; encoded by the coding sequence ATGAGAATTTTTGCTTTATTTGTCATTCATGCGTTCTTTATGTCATTCCTGCGGAAGCAGGAATCCAGAGGTACAAAGAATGGATTCCCCCTGATTAAGCCTATTCTCCCTGAATTTAGCTTCACATATATTATCAATGTAAAGGAAATAAAGAAGGATTGGGTAGAAGAATATAAGATAGAGCCTGTATTAATAGAGACATTTGTAGATAGAGAGCGATTTAGTGGAGTTTGTTATCGAGCGGCTAATTTTGAATATATTGGTGAGACAAAGGGGCGTGGTAGGCAAGATTGTAAACATGAGCATAAGGTGTCAGTGAAAGGGATATATCTTTATGCATTATGTAAGGATTTTCAAAGGTTGTTATGTGGAGGGCAGGTATTAGAGAGAGAAGAGGCGAGTGTGTCTGAAGATTGGGCAGAGGAGGAATTTAGGAAGGCACGATTAAGAGATTTGAGATTGAAGAAGCGGTTGATGAAGATAGCGAGGGATTTTTATGCCAATCCCCAGGGGAATATACCCCTTAACAAAACTGGGGCGTGA
- a CDS encoding HEAT repeat domain-containing protein, whose product MEKPQNPLVRILIFAIILITMFLWISHTFKRTEKQEIRDDIKKEIWREIGLLEKACNSTNDINQIFTIGKPQISYLRFVGKPAAPMIIEVLVDKNKDWKLRFVLAQLLSKMETKKVIAPLKKILTDETEDENMRIAAAVALANLKFDEVIDPLLKMAKGNNKKLQLAAIYGLGELRKETVINEFKKWVVEENDPEIKKELELAIEKFPPVQLEN is encoded by the coding sequence ATGGAAAAGCCACAAAATCCACTTGTAAGAATTCTTATCTTTGCCATAATTTTAATCACTATGTTTCTGTGGATTAGTCATACCTTTAAAAGGACAGAAAAACAGGAAATTAGGGATGATATAAAAAAGGAAATCTGGCGTGAGATTGGATTATTAGAAAAAGCCTGTAATTCCACAAATGATATCAATCAAATATTTACTATTGGAAAACCTCAAATATCCTACCTACGATTTGTGGGTAAACCCGCGGCACCAATGATAATTGAGGTATTGGTAGATAAAAATAAGGATTGGAAACTTAGATTTGTCTTAGCCCAACTTTTATCTAAAATGGAAACTAAAAAGGTAATTGCTCCACTGAAAAAGATATTAACCGATGAAACAGAGGATGAAAATATGCGTATCGCCGCGGCAGTGGCACTGGCTAACTTAAAATTCGATGAAGTCATTGACCCTTTATTAAAAATGGCTAAAGGTAATAATAAAAAATTGCAATTAGCCGCTATCTATGGATTAGGTGAATTACGGAAAGAAACAGTCATTAACGAATTTAAGAAATGGGTAGTTGAAGAAAATGACCCGGAGATAAAAAAGGAATTAGAATTAGCGATTGAAAAATTTCCACCTGTGCAATTAGAAAATTAA